One segment of Anastrepha obliqua isolate idAnaObli1 chromosome 3, idAnaObli1_1.0, whole genome shotgun sequence DNA contains the following:
- the LOC129241274 gene encoding ankyrin repeat domain-containing protein 12, whose amino-acid sequence MPPPRPRGVGYNTGVTTSRPSPNTPMSERQQMALLIQMTANSTTEASRSHIKKNEHKKGDDAEDVSSAEKHDHSETSRDKLTTDEINSESKSEHDGIGSADTPSSSQGKRNFSDVDEDDFDDCDDVKKKKRKEVDVGKDSKPSSTARLPGRTEKAIKQTSAAKGSPNPSKNSSSTEKDQSDLAKSSFAKQFEADAEDEEFKMSDSIYSGGLKVPPLKIVIPQQNCSIDTDGNLSRTGKINTSRNAALPYVVSSNTNDSSEREAQCSSPHESPIKINNICTVMDEKNMKLLNEEKNLHRVLRSSHRSGITSAERSSNNSSPQMQSSSPSPASSNANDGTTDNKLSFTNVGASPLQQNHAYENENIVNLPSPSTSSTSSSKDVHSHSVELHPRKRKIRSKHDDSHTNKNNGNHNSNTEASSTISESHSHDFPFTNCFQMYLNIRRQIEKKWRNMYPIKPRPPQGYNEYLLNKKTYLLASNEKKVETKAPNTVPLKMQEIYHLQEQERNALLQRHIVEREKLCLNVEQEMIRVHSKAARNISCQPVPYSVCTLLKDEEVYNIPTSEQDEKDKNARYRFNGRQLLSWLQDVDDKWDKIKEAMVLRHHNEAESLHAVQMMDWDIALKKHKLWDYKCETVTDKNHVPIVHVSDDFDLLPA is encoded by the exons ATGCCACCCCCAAGACCAAGGGGAGTGGGATATAATACAGGAGTCACAACATCAAGGCCCAGCCCGAatacaccgatgtctgagagacAGCAAATGGCACTGCTTATTCAGATGACGGCGAACTCGACAACAG AGGCCTCAAGATCGCACATCAAGAAGAATGAACATAAGAAAGGTGATGACGCCGAAGATGTTAGCTCCGCTGAAAAGCACGATCACTCCGAGACAAGTCGCGACAAATTAACTACTGACGAAATAAATTCCGAAAGCAAGAGTGAACATGATGGCATTGGCAGTGCAGATACGCCTTCCTCCAGTCAAGGTAAACGAAATTTCTCAGATGTGGATGAAGACGATTTTGATGATTGCGAtgatgtgaagaaaaaaaaacgcaaagaaGTAGATGTCGGAAAAGATTCTAAACCTTCTTCAACCGCACGTTTACCAGGCAGAACAGAAAAGGCAATTAAGCAAACTTCAGCGGCTAAAGGTTCGCCGAATCCTAGCAAAAATTCAAGTTCAACAGAAAAGGATCAGTCTGACCTGGCAAAATCTAGTTTTGCAAAGCAATTTGAAGCCGACGCCGAGGATGAAGAATTCAAAATGTCAGACTCAATATATAGTGGTGGTTTAAAAGTACCGCCCTTAAAAATTGTTATTCCACAGCAGAACTGTTCTATAGATACGGACGGAAATTTATCACGTACCGGGAAAATTAACACATCGCGCAATGCTGCCCTACCCTATGTTGTGAGTTCGAACACAAATGATTCCAGCGAGCGTGAAGCACAATGCAGCAGTCCACATGAAAGtccgataaaaataaataatatatgcaCTGTTATGGACGAGaagaatatgaaattattaaatgagGAGAAAAATCTGCATCGTGTGCTGCGCAGTTCGCATCGTAGTGGTATTACTAGTGCTGAACGGAGCTCTAACAACTCCTCACCACAAATGCAAAGCAGCTCACCTTCGCCAGCTTCATCCAATGCAAACGATGGAACTACGGATAATAAACTTTCCTTTACAAACGTTGGTGCAAGTCCGCTACAACAAAATCACGCTTATGAGAATGAGAACATCGTTAATTTACCAAGTCCATCTACTTCATCGACATCCTCATCGAAGGATGTACACTCACATAGTGTCGAATTGCATCCACGCAAGCGTAAAATACGCTCAAAACATGATGACAGTCataccaacaaaaacaatggCAATCATAATTCCAACACAGAAGCATCCTCAACAATTTCAGAATCACATTCACATGACTTTCCATTTACAAATTGTTTCCAAATGTATCTGAATATACGAAGACagattgagaaaaagtggcggaaTATGTATCCGATCAAACCACGACCTCCGCAAGGCTACAACGAATATCTACTAAACAAGAAAACCTATCTATTGGCCAGTAATGAAAAGAAGGTTGAAACAAAAGCACCAAATACGGTACCGCTAAAAATGCAAGAAATATATCATTTGCAAGAGCAAGAACGCAATGCATTGCTACAGCGCCATATTGTAGAACGggaaaaattgtgcttgaatGTTGAACAGGAAATGATTCGAGTTCATTCGAAAGCAGCGCGTAATATCTCATGCCAGCCGGTGCCATATTCAGTATGCACACTTCTTAAAGATGAAGAAGTATATAATATACCGACTTCTGAGCAGgatgaaaaagataaaaatgcGCGATATCGTTTCAATGGACGACAGCTACTGAGTTGGTTGCAAGATGTCGATGATAAATGGGATAAAATTAAG GAAGCTATGGTTTTGCGTCATCACAATGAAGCTGAAAGCCTTCATGCAGTACAGATGATGGACTGGGATATTGCACTAAAGAAACATAAATTATGGGACTACAAATGTGAAACTGTCACTGATAAAAACCATGTACCCATAGTACATGTCAGCGATGACTTTGATCTTTTACCAGCTTAA
- the LOC129240162 gene encoding putative hydroxypyruvate isomerase, translating to MASKLAANLNFLFTEGKCISERIRMAHRAGFKSVEIPFPKEELENVIAAKEETGIQIALINIDPGDSKFGNTSWPHAKESFKSQLNETISFAKAVSCKKIHLMAGLSQGDRTKELIAYKENLKYASQILEKAGIVGVIEPINKISLPSYFMNSFDTASDVIREINSKHIRLMVDIFHLQLIRGNITNAFSDFKDIIGHIQIAQVPHRHEPDVVGELDFSYIFNLIKLSGYDDWIGCEYTPKTTTLEGLKWIQKY from the exons ATGGCATCGAAGCTGGCAGCGAATTTAAATTTCCTATTCACTGAAGGAAAATGTATTTCTGAGCGAATTCGAATGGCCCACCGCGCTGGCTTTAAATCGGTTGAAATACCTTTTCCGAAAGAAGAACTTGAAAACGTAATAGCCGCAAAAGAGGAGACTGGAATACAAATTGCTCTAATTAACATTGACC CAGGTGACTCTAAGTTCGGGAATACAAGTTGGCCCCATGCCAAAGAAAGCTTTAAATCTCAACTCAATGAAACAATCAGTTTTGCTAAGGCCGTCAGCTGCAAAAAGATTCATTTAATGGCAGGTCTTTCACAAGGAGATCGAACGAAGGAATTGATCGCCTACAAAGAGAATTTAAAATATGCatcacaaattttagaaaaggcGGGAATTGTAGGCGTGATTGAGCCAATCAATAAAATCTCTCTACCATCATACTTCATGAACTCATTTGATACAGCAAGTGACGTCATCAGGGAAATAAATAGCAAACATATTAGATTAATGGTCGATATATTCCACTTGCAACTTATCAGGGGTAATATTACAAACGCTTTCTCCGACTTCAAAGATATTATTGGACATATTCAAATTGCGCAAGTACCACACCGTCATGAACCAGATGTTGTTGGAGAGCTggatttttcatacatttttaacttaataaaattgtCTGGATATGATGACTGGATTGGATGCGAATATACACCAAAAACGACAACATTAGAAGGCTTAAAGTGGATACAAAAATACTAA
- the LOC129241275 gene encoding uncharacterized protein LOC129241275, with protein sequence MKPIVIVTSNGEEEAAKIVKDILTTNGNHIDNTENISLGTSTYLTYLCDLKTKYYENTIALLPYEGNVSEMPEEVLKATEVLIVYFDPDNKSFKHQIPDFCSLVTNNDIEMGLFLTSKLFDDTKQGLTYESVKEDCKFQFDVIELCNEEDKGETSGYQEVVEVLKNNIWSNIKVPGGNADALDNDMEEQLESFENLITSMQNFKLMSSGMERDQMLDEAEKLAELFIQMMNED encoded by the exons ATGAAGCCAATAGTTATTGTAACCTCAAATGGAGAAGAGGAGGCAGCAAAGATAGTTAAAG ATATCCTCACCACAAATGGAAATCATATTGATAACACGGAGAATATCTCCCTTGGCACATCCACGTATTTGACGTATTTATGCGaccttaaaacaaaatattatgaaaataccATTGCTTTGTTACCTTATGAAGGAAACGTCAGCGAAATGCCAGAAGAGGTTCTGAAGGCGACAGAGGTGTTGATTGTTTACTTTGACCCAGATAAT aaatcaTTTAAGCATCAGATACCTGACTTCTGCAGTCTTGTGACTAACAATGACATTGAGATGGGGTTATTTTTAACTAGTAAACTCTTCGACGATACTAAGCAAGGCCTGACTTACGAAAGTGTCAAAGAAGATTGTAAATTTCAGTTTGATGTAATAGAGCTATGCAATGAAGAAGATAAAGGTGAAACCTCTGGCTATCAGGAAGTTGTTGAAGTATTGAAAAATAACATTTGGTCAAATATAAAAGTACCTG gaGGTAATGCAGACGCTCTTGATAATGATATGGAGGAACAGTTGGAGAGCTTTGAAAATTTGATCACAagcatgcaaaattttaaactaatgtCGAGTGGAATGGAAAGAGACCAAATGCTTGATGAAGCAGAAAAATTAGCAGAGCTATTTATTCAAATGATGAACGAAGATTAA